The sequence CCACAGGCAATCTTTTCTACAAAAATACCGCGGCGGCAAATTACAACCTTACAAAAGATTTTAGAATAGGAAAAAGGCTTACGTTAAAACCTGCTCTCACAATATCCGAAGAATGGTATGACAGAGACAATCAGGGATATTACGACCACACATTTTTAACAAAATATACAAGTTCGCTTAATTCAAGGCTTCGCGTAACAAGCTGGATGGATTGGAATTTCAACTATTCGGCAAGAATGCGCGCTGAAAAAAATTCTCTTGCAATAGATTCTTCGGCAAACGATTACGGTTTGGAAGCTAATCATCTTGCTTATACTAATTATATGTATATAGGCTCAAGAACTACCGTAAGAAACACGCTTTCGTATAATTTTATGAATTATAGAACGCCATACTCGCCGTCTGACAATAATCTTTACAGAACGCCGCAGACTTCTTCAAGATGGTCGCCGCTTGCAACTGAAATTATTTACACGCCTAAATATTATATTACCGCCTACATCAGACAAACGCAGCTTATAGATCCGCTGAAATTTCAGGCGTTGCAAGTTGATTTGCAAATAGGCTCGCTTGAAAAAATGTATTTTAATTTCGGCGTGTTTTATCAGTATTACGACGACCCCGTTATGTCTTACCGCTCAAAGGAAATAGACAATACCATAGGGTTTGGCTTATGGGTTACGCCGAAATGGAGAATAGATTATAATATACGCACAACGTCGCGCTTGGATTTAACTTATTCAAGGCTTAACGATCACGAATTTAAATTATACAGAGATTTGCATTGTTACAATTTAGGACTTACATGGAGAGTCAGAAACTCTTACAACGAAGTGTTTTTTAAATTTGACATGAAAACAAATACGCCTTTTGACAGGCGCAACCTTGAAAAAGAGATGAGCGAAGATGAAGAAATATTCTATCCGTGGCGTTAAAAGTTTTATAAATAATATGTTATAATAACAGCGGAAAATTTTAAAATTTAGGGAGATAAAAAATCATGAAATTGTTTGTTACCGGCGGCGCGGGGTTTATAGGTTCAAATTTTATAAGACACATTTTATCTAAATATCCTAACTACAAAATTATTAATTACGATAAACTGACCTACGCCGGAAATTTAAAAAATCTTAAAGACATTGCAAAAAATAAAAATTATAAATTTGTAAAAGGCGATATCTGTAATTACAAATTTGTAAACAAATACATAAAAGACGTTGACGCCATAATAAATTTTGCCGCTGAAACGCACGTTGACCGTTCTATAGCAAACGCCGACGCTTTTGTTAAAACAAACGTCAACGGCACTTTCACTCTTCTTGAAGCCGCAAAAGCAAATAAAATAAAAAAATACCTTCAAGTTTCTACCGACGAAGTTTACGGCAGCATTTTGAAAGGTTCTTTTACCGAAGAATCTTATATTTGCCCAAACAGCCCGTATTCCGCTTCTAAGGCGTCCGCAGACATGCTTTGCCGCGCGTATTTTGTAACTTACGGCTTTCCTGCCATGATTACAAGATGTTCTAACAATTACGGACCTTACCAGTACCCAGAAAAAGTTATTCCGTTATTTATTTCAAACGCGCTTAAAAATAAAAACCTTCCGCTTTACGGCGACGGGAAAAACGTCCGCGACTGGCTTTATGTTGAAGATCACTGCCGCGCAATAGACATAGTTTTGCATAAGGGCAAAGCCGGCGAGGTTTACAATATCGGCGGCGGTCAGGAACTTTCAAACATAGAACTTACAAAAAAGATTTTAAAAATTTTAGAAAAGCCCGAAACTTTAATTA is a genomic window of Endomicrobium proavitum containing:
- the rfbB gene encoding dTDP-glucose 4,6-dehydratase, giving the protein MKLFVTGGAGFIGSNFIRHILSKYPNYKIINYDKLTYAGNLKNLKDIAKNKNYKFVKGDICNYKFVNKYIKDVDAIINFAAETHVDRSIANADAFVKTNVNGTFTLLEAAKANKIKKYLQVSTDEVYGSILKGSFTEESYICPNSPYSASKASADMLCRAYFVTYGFPAMITRCSNNYGPYQYPEKVIPLFISNALKNKNLPLYGDGKNVRDWLYVEDHCRAIDIVLHKGKAGEVYNIGGGQELSNIELTKKILKILEKPETLIKRVADRLGHDRRYSINYNKIKKLGYKPQFTFEKAIKETVKWYKENK